The following are from one region of the Coffea eugenioides isolate CCC68of chromosome 2, Ceug_1.0, whole genome shotgun sequence genome:
- the LOC113760025 gene encoding uncharacterized protein LOC113760025, producing MTTQRRVIDQLVAGSGSGGQPEPLPTNQPEPQPILLPYTQTPSTPHFANPHEETFIYPTHGLPYSQAPAIQTNPPHPQIPQNYPHISPNMPLEAQGPHYYSIAEPFNMDTATQGKAEAGESSASIDKNLLKRLDRFEEFIRKSQGLNKQGGLDYNELCLFSDMQLPMGFKTPKFNKYDGMGNPKTHLRMFANKLGKPIDDENLPVRLFLESLEGDALDWYSNLKPEDMRT from the coding sequence ATGACCACACAACGGCGCGTGATCGACCAGTTGGTTGCTGGTAGTGGTAGCGGTGGTCAACCTGAGCCTTTACCTACTAACCAACCTGAACCGCAACCAATACTTTTACCCTATACTCAAACCCCTTCTACCCCGCATTTTGCAAATCCGCATGAAGAAACTTTTATCTATCCCACTCATGGCCTACCCTATTCCCAGGCACCCGCTATCCAAACCAATCCTCCTCACCCCCAAATTCCCCAAAATTATCCACACATTAGTCCGAATATGCCACTCGAAGCTCAGGGACCACATTATTACTCCATCGCTGAGCCATTTAACATGGATACCGCCACCCAAGGGAAAGCAGAAGCTGGGGAGTCGTCCGCGTCGATAGATAAGAATTTGCTAAAGCGATTGGATCGGTTCGAGGAGTTCAtaaggaaaagccaaggtttgaacaaacaaggaggTCTGGACTACAACGAGCTGTGCCTATTTTCGGATATGCAATTGCCCATGGGTTTCAAAACGCCcaagtttaacaagtatgatggaaTGGGCAACCCCAAGACGCATCTCCGAatgttcgccaacaagttgggcaagccaaTAGATGACGAGAATCTACCAGTTCGTTTGTTTCTTGAAAGCTTAGAAGGCGATGCACTGGACTGGTATTCCAATTTGAAGCCCGAGGATATGAGGACATAG